CCCAGAACAACGGTAGTTCTCACAGCCGACCTTCTTCCGCCAAGAAGGGAGAGGCTTTCATTAATGTTGTCCCAGTAGTCCTCAACCGGACGGCAGATCTTAAGATATGTCTCCCTCTCAGGTGCATCCAGTGAAATATATGTCTGGTAAGGGCTGCACTTCTCAATCATCCACGGTCTTGTTCCGTTTGAGACCAGAAATGTGGTATTACCTCCGGCGTTTAAAATATCGATCAGTTCAGGAAGCCGGGAATAGCAGGTAGGCTCACCGGAGAGTGAGATCGCAACCATATTTGGATTAAGTGCCTCCTCCCACATCCTGGGAGTGGCAGTGCTCGACTCAACTATTGGGTTATATCCGGCAAGCGACTTCTTCTGAAGCTTCTTAATCCCGCCCACTATAACTTCCGGAGGGCACTCCTCCTCTTCCACAATCTCATGCTCCATTGACCTCCAGCAGAAGAGGCACCTCTGGTTGCATTTCAGCGTAGGAGTCATCTGGACGCACCGGTGGCTGTCTATGCCATAAAACTGGTGTTTATAGCACATATCGCCGCCGGAAAGTGCTCTCCTGTTCCACATGCACGGCTTAAGAGCTGCGGATGATTTTTTAGAGAAGAACTGATAGCCCTGTTTTATCAGTGACCTACATGCTTCGGACTGCATCAATACCAAGAGTCTCCAGTGCCTCTTTGAGAGTATTCTGTGCTGCCTTTACGAGTGTTAATCTTGAATTCCGGAGTTCCCCTTCAGCTTTGAGAACCGGATTAAACCTGTAGAATGTATTGAACTGGTCAGCAAGTTCCCGCGCATAAATTGCAAGGATATGAGGCCGAAGCTCTTTTGAAATCTCGTCAATAACTTTCGGGAAGAGTGCAATATGTTTCGCAAGTGCTATTTCCTGCTCAGACTCTGCTTTTGCAATAA
The sequence above is a segment of the Methanoplanus limicola DSM 2279 genome. Coding sequences within it:
- the twy1 gene encoding 4-demethylwyosine synthase TYW1 yields the protein MQSEACRSLIKQGYQFFSKKSSAALKPCMWNRRALSGGDMCYKHQFYGIDSHRCVQMTPTLKCNQRCLFCWRSMEHEIVEEEECPPEVIVGGIKKLQKKSLAGYNPIVESSTATPRMWEEALNPNMVAISLSGEPTCYSRLPELIDILNAGGNTTFLVSNGTRPWMIEKCSPYQTYISLDAPERETYLKICRPVEDYWDNINESLSLLGGRRSAVRTTVVLGINDHTPEGYAKMYQDSGADFIEVKGYMHLGFSMKRLVRDAMPEHSQVRAFAEEIAKYCDYNIHDESPVSRVVCMTRE